A region of the Thermoanaerobaculum aquaticum genome:
GGGGAAGGTGGCCACCGCCGCAGGAGGAGCCGGCCAGGGTGGGGCATCCAGCGCTCGGAACAGCTCCGGTCCGCTGGCTTCCAGTTGCCAGAACTGCCTCCATTGCCGCTCCCGGCCGCGGGGTGGACCGGGAGGTGCGGTGCCCGCTTCGGCGTGGGGGACCGTGGGCAAAGCCAAAGCCACCGAAAGCGCCGCTTCGGTGGCCACGTGCGGCCGCACCACCATGCCGGTCATGCTGGCCAGCTCGTCCAGCACCACCAGGTCGTTGGGGTTGAGCATGGCCACGTCCAAATTTCGACCCTGGCGGGCAAAGGGCACCACCATATGGCGCTTGGCAAAGCTCAAAGGGATCAGCGTGCGGATTTCCCGCGGGGCCGCCGCCAGCTCCAGGGCGCTCACCGGCGGGCACCCGGTTTGCTCCGCCAGGGCTTCCAGCAGCTTCGATTCGGTCAAAAGCCCCAGGCGCATGAGCCAGCCGCCCAGGCTGCCCCCGTGCCGCCGGCAGGCTTCCAGTGCCGATCGCAAACCGTCGGGAGAAACGAAGCCCTTCTCCAGCAAAATCTCGCCAAGCCGCCTCACGTTTTTGCTCCTTGGGGAGTATAGCCGTGTTTTGGGGTCAAGGTCACCGTAACCCTAGTTTCTGAAAGATGGTGGGCCGCACCTGCCGGTACATCACCAGCGCGTCTTCGCCGTTTTGGTAGTAGCGGGGGCGGCGACCAATGATGCGGTAGCCCAGGTAGCGGTAAAGGTTGATGGCCCTCTGGTTGGAAACCCGCACTTCCAGGGTAAGGCCAATCCCGCGCCGGCGTTCGGCTTCTTCCTGGGCAGCGTTTAAAAGGGCGGTGGCCAAACCCATGCCCTGATAGCGGGGGTGAGTGGCCACCTTGAGGATGTGCAGCTCGTCCACCTGCCAGCAGGCAAAAAGGTAAGCAGCAAGCTCACCGTTGGGTGCAAACACCAACCGCTGAAACCGCTCCGGCTGCCCCACCTCGCTGGCAAAAAGCGCTTGCGGCCAGGGATCGGGGAAAACCAGCGCCTCCAGCTCGGCTACCGCCGGAAGGTCCGAGAAGTGCGGCTCGCGCCAGACAAAAGGCTCCGGTAAGGCCGCCATCAGGGTTCCCTCGAGGCCGGGAAGGCTTCCACGTAGCTGGGCACCAGGGTGCTGCTGTCCGGGCTTTCCAGCTGCACCCCCAGCGCCAAGAGCGCTTCGGCCGGCGTCCTGCATGTTGAAGCCACCTTGACTTCGGGGGGCAGCTTCAACCCCGGTGGAGCCACCACCGACAGAGGCTGGCTTGCCAGCTCTTCCTGGCGAAGGATCTCAACGGGTGCAGTGGCTATCCAGCCTTCTTTGCAAACGAAAGGCTGTGCGTAAAACCAGCCTTTGCGGGCCGGTTGCACCGCCAAAACTGCCGCCTCAGCGCTGCGGGCAGCTTGCACCAAAAGCGAGGAAAAGCCGTGCACCGGCAAGTGGCAGGCCTGGGCAAACCCCCAGGCGCAAGCCAGGGTGTTGCGGATGCCGGTAAAAGACCCCGGTCCGGTGGTAGCCACCACCAGCTCCAAATCCGAAATCTTGAGCTGGGCCGCCTGCAAGACCTGGTGAACCGCTTGCAGCAGCAGGTTGGCCCGCGGCTCGGGGCTGGCCAGAGCCACCACAGAAGGGGCAGCAAGCGAAGGGGAAGCCAGTGCCACCTCCACCCGTCCGGCACAACCCAAAAGCGCCAGCACCGTTCTCACAAGCCCATTGTGCCATGGAGACCGCAAGCTGCAAGCTCTTCTGTTGTGGGAAAATCCATGGGCGATAGCGGGTTTTGGAAAGAGGAGGGGCTATGAGCGAGCATCGCAAGGAAAGGGACACGCTGGGCGAGGTGATGGTGCCGGCCGAGGCTTTGTACGGCGCACAAACGGCCCGAGCGGTGGCCAACTTCCCTGTCTCCGGCTGGACCATGCCGGTAGCTTTTCTCCGCGAGCTGGTGCTGGTCAAAAAAGCCATGGCCGTGGCCAACGGCGAAAAAGGGCTGCTCCCCCAAGCCTTGGCCAACGCCATTGCGGCTGCCGCCGATGAAGTGCTGGAAGGAGGGCTCTGGCAGCACTTTCCGGTGGACGTCTTCCAAACCGGATCCGCCACCTCCACCAACATGAACGTCAACGAGGTTCTGGCCTTTTTGGCCAACCGCCGGTTGGGTTCCGGGACGGTGCACCCCAACGACCACGTGAACCTGGGGCAGTCCTCCAACGACGTGATCCCCACCGCCGCACGCATGGCGGCCTTCCAGGCGGCAAGCCAAAAGGTGATCCCGGAAGCCCAGAGGGTGGTGGAAACCTTGCGGGCCCTGGCCCAGCGCTACCGCGCCACCGTCACCCTGGGGCGCACGCACCTGGTGGACGCGGTGCCCACCACCTACGGCCGCATCTTCGACGCCTGGGCGCGGCGTCTTGCCCGCGCCTGCGAAAGGTTGCAGCGGGACCTGGAGCCGGTGGCGGAGCTCCCGCTGGGGGGAACCGCGTTGGGTTCGGGTTTAAACGCCAATCGGGAAGCTACCGGAAAAGCGGTGGAGCTGCTGCGCCGGTGGACAGGAGGCCCGTGGCGGCTGATGGCCAATCCGGCGGTGGGCATTGCCGGCTGGGACGACCTCCAGGCGCTGGCGCAAAGCTACGGCCACCTGGCGGGGGTGCTTTTTGCCCTGGCCCAGGACCTGCGCCTGCGCAGTTCGGGACCTTACGGGGGTTTGGGAGAGCTGCAGCTGCCGGCGGTACAGCCGGGCTCCTCGCTGATGCCGGGGAAGGTGAACCCGGTGATTCCCGAAGCGGTGGCGCAGGCCGCCCTGGAAGTTCGGGGGTTAGTGCAAGCGGTGACCGAAAGCCAGGCCCTTTCCCAGCTGGACCTCTTCCACGCCGGGCCGCTTTTGATTTGGAACTTGGACACCTCCGCCCAGCTTTTGTCTTCATCTTGCCGTGTGCTGGTGGATCGCTGTCTGGCCGGCCTGGCGGTGAACGAAGAGCGTTGCCGGGAGCTGGCCTCCCGCTCGCCGGCCCTGGCCACAGCGCTGGCCCGGGAAGTGGGCTACGAACAGGCGGCGGCGGTGGCCAAGCTGGCGCAAGCCCAATCGCTTTCGGTGCTGGAAGCCGGCCGGCGTTTGGGAATCGCCGAGGAGTTGCTGCAGCGGGTCTTGGATTTGGAGCGGCTGGCCGGTGTGGTGAAAGAGGACAGCTGAACCGCCGGGCAAAACCAGCTCCCCTCCCGTGCGTACAAGGGGCCATGACGTGGGGGAGGGAGGCACCATGAAAATTCGGCTTGCGGTTTTTTTGGCGGTTTTTTGGAGCCTCGGCAGCGGTGCCGAGGCCCTGAATTCCCGACAGGTCTTTGGCCTGAAGGCCCGCAGCATCGGCCCGGCGGCCATGAGCGGTCGCATTGCCGCCATTGACGCCGTGCCGGGAAACCCGGTGACGATTTACGTCGGCGCGGCCACCGGCGGCGTTTGGAAGTCCACCGATGGGGGGCTCACTTTTAAGCCCATCTTTGACCACGAAAAGGTGGCTGCCATTGGCGCCGTGGCGGTGTCGCCGGTCAACCCCGACCTGGTTTGGGTGGGCACCGGCGAGGGCAACCCCCGCAACTCCGCTTCCGTGGGGTACGGGGTCTGGCTTTCCCGGGACGGCGGAAAGACCTGGAAGCACGTGGGGTTGGAGAAAACCGAACGCATCCACCGCATCATTCCCCACCCCCGGGACCCCAACGTGGCGTACGTGTGCGCCTTGGGCCAAATGTGGGGGGAAAACGCGGAAAGGGGCGTATTTAAAACCACCGACGGCGGTCAAACCTGGAAGAAAGTGCTGTTCGTGGACGAAAAAACCGGCTGCGCCGATTTGATTGCCGATCCCCAAAACCCCGACAAGCTCCTGGCGGCGATGTGGACCTACCGGCGCTGGCCGTACTTCTTTAAATCTGGCG
Encoded here:
- the rimI gene encoding ribosomal protein S18-alanine N-acetyltransferase codes for the protein MAALPEPFVWREPHFSDLPAVAELEALVFPDPWPQALFASEVGQPERFQRLVFAPNGELAAYLFACWQVDELHILKVATHPRYQGMGLATALLNAAQEEAERRRGIGLTLEVRVSNQRAINLYRYLGYRIIGRRPRYYQNGEDALVMYRQVRPTIFQKLGLR
- a CDS encoding lyase family protein is translated as MSEHRKERDTLGEVMVPAEALYGAQTARAVANFPVSGWTMPVAFLRELVLVKKAMAVANGEKGLLPQALANAIAAAADEVLEGGLWQHFPVDVFQTGSATSTNMNVNEVLAFLANRRLGSGTVHPNDHVNLGQSSNDVIPTAARMAAFQAASQKVIPEAQRVVETLRALAQRYRATVTLGRTHLVDAVPTTYGRIFDAWARRLARACERLQRDLEPVAELPLGGTALGSGLNANREATGKAVELLRRWTGGPWRLMANPAVGIAGWDDLQALAQSYGHLAGVLFALAQDLRLRSSGPYGGLGELQLPAVQPGSSLMPGKVNPVIPEAVAQAALEVRGLVQAVTESQALSQLDLFHAGPLLIWNLDTSAQLLSSSCRVLVDRCLAGLAVNEERCRELASRSPALATALAREVGYEQAAAVAKLAQAQSLSVLEAGRRLGIAEELLQRVLDLERLAGVVKEDS
- the tsaB gene encoding tRNA (adenosine(37)-N6)-threonylcarbamoyltransferase complex dimerization subunit type 1 TsaB, producing the protein MRTVLALLGCAGRVEVALASPSLAAPSVVALASPEPRANLLLQAVHQVLQAAQLKISDLELVVATTGPGSFTGIRNTLACAWGFAQACHLPVHGFSSLLVQAARSAEAAVLAVQPARKGWFYAQPFVCKEGWIATAPVEILRQEELASQPLSVVAPPGLKLPPEVKVASTCRTPAEALLALGVQLESPDSSTLVPSYVEAFPASREP
- a CDS encoding GspE/PulE/PilB domain-containing protein, with protein sequence MRRLGEILLEKGFVSPDGLRSALEACRRHGGSLGGWLMRLGLLTESKLLEALAEQTGCPPVSALELAAAPREIRTLIPLSFAKRHMVVPFARQGRNLDVAMLNPNDLVVLDELASMTGMVVRPHVATEAALSVALALPTVPHAEAGTAPPGPPRGRERQWRQFWQLEASGPELFRALDAPPWPAPPAAVATFPALAPVSTQETPVRQHIPHLGEALASCTHRDQVGKLVLAALAEEGTRVALFSLHHGKVMGWMGRGLDLVDEDLHTFILPLDRPSVFLNLSRGMEMHVGPLVGGEGNEALLEALGPPPPAAAAVVPIRVRGKTVAFLWLDRGEDGVSDVSVPQLQEVARLAGLALEMLVVRQKLKAVSSLTAGEVEH